The region CGACATCGTCTCCCAGCCGGGCACCCACCTGCACGGTGACGCCGAGTTCTTCGTCGAGTTCGCGCACGAGCGCCTCGCGTTCGGACTCACCGGCGGTGACCTTGCCGCCCGGCAGTTCCCACCGTCCGGCCAGCTCGGCCGGCCGGTCGCGTTGGGCTACCAGCAACGTCGCGCCACTGGTCAGCGCGCCTGCGACGACGATCTGGACTGGCATCAGTCGTGACGCTACCGCGCCCGCCGGCTCACGCCGGGCAGGCGGGAATCGTCGGACCCCTTTACGCCGCCACCGGCCGTCGGAAACAATTCCCGTATGGCTGTGTTGACGGACGAACAGGTAGACGCCGCACTGCCCGAACTCGACGGCTGGGAGCGGGCCGACGGCGCACTGCGCCGCTCGGTCAAGTTCCCGGCGTTTCTCGACGGGATCGAGGCGGTGCGCCGGGTGGCCGAGCACGCGGAGGCCAAGGACCATCATCCGGATATCGACATCCGATGGTGCACAGTGAGTTTCGCCCTCGTGACGCACTCGGAAGGCGGCATCACGGACAAGGACCTGCAGATGGCCCGCGATATCGACGGGATCCTCGGGTAGCGATCCAGGCCAGCGTCGCCAGCGTGGCGACGATGTAGATCAAGCCGGCCCACGCCAGGTACCAGGGCCGCGAGATGACCCAGATCGTCGGCTGGGCGAAGCTGAGCAGCCACGGCACCCCGATGAGCGTCAGGGCCAGCCAGCCCCAGCCCAGTATCCGCGCGCCGGTCCGGTCTCGCCACGGGCCGTGCAGCAGCCAGATCATCAGCGGGATCAGCCACACCCAGTGGTGAGTCCAGGAGATCGGCGACAGCAGCAGACCGAACAACTGCACGACGACGATCGCTGCGAGGCGGTCGTCGGAACCTCCGATGGCGCGCCACGCCAGCAGCGCCAGCACCGCCGTCACCGCGATACCCGCCACGACGAGCGGCCCGTAGCCGGCGTCGTGGCCGAGGATCCGGGAGATGCCGCCGCGCCACGACTGGTTGAACGAGGTTCCGATCGGACCGACCCGGCGGGCGTCGCCGAGCAGGTCGGTGAAGTAGTACCGAGTCTGGTCCCCCACGACGAGCGCCGACAGGACGACCGTCCCGAGGAAGACGACGCCTGAGAAGACGGCCGTGGCCCAGCGCCGTGCGCCGAGGAAGTACAGGCCCGACACCGCAGGCGTCAGCTTCACCCCGGCCGCCAGGCCGACCAGCAGACCCGACAGCCACCACTGCGTGCGGTAGACCGCATAGAGCACGGCCAGCACCAGCAGCACATTGATCTGGCCGTAGTCGAAGGTGCTGCGCAGTGGCTCGGTCCAGATGCCGACGGCCGTCCACAGCATCGCGACACGATGGCCACCGGGCAGGGCGCCGGGGGAATCCGCCAGGAGGCGCTGGCTGAGGCGCACCACGCCGTAGAGCGCGGCCACGATGCCCAGTTCCCACGCCAGGGCCACCAGCCCGAACGGCAGTAGGTGCAGCGGGTAGAAGACCACGGCCGCGAACGGCGGATACGTGAACGGCAGCGGGAAGTCCGGCGTCTGGTCGGCGTAGACGTAGTCGTAGAGGGTGCCGGGCTGATCCAGCGCCGCCGCACCCCCGACGTAGACGTGCAGGTCGACGAAGTTGGCACCGTTGGGCAGCAGATAGGTCCACGCCAGCCGCGCGGCGATGCTGACGATCAGCAGCACGGGAGCCGCGGCCGACAGCCGAGCCATCGCGCGGGAGCCAGGTGCCGGCGAGCCGGATTCGATGGTGTTTATTCGCCTGACTCTAGCGAGCGGTCACCATCGGCCTTCACATCAGTAACGGTTGCATAAATGCCACACATGTCACTTGAGTAACTCCAGTAACAGGCTAGCTTCGGGTGCAGGCGTGCCACCGACGATTGGGAGATCTCATGCTTCGCACCCGAAAACTGTTCGCAACCACCATGATCGC is a window of Mycolicibacterium chubuense NBB4 DNA encoding:
- a CDS encoding 4a-hydroxytetrahydrobiopterin dehydratase; translation: MAVLTDEQVDAALPELDGWERADGALRRSVKFPAFLDGIEAVRRVAEHAEAKDHHPDIDIRWCTVSFALVTHSEGGITDKDLQMARDIDGILG
- a CDS encoding mannosyltransferase translates to MARLSAAAPVLLIVSIAARLAWTYLLPNGANFVDLHVYVGGAAALDQPGTLYDYVYADQTPDFPLPFTYPPFAAVVFYPLHLLPFGLVALAWELGIVAALYGVVRLSQRLLADSPGALPGGHRVAMLWTAVGIWTEPLRSTFDYGQINVLLVLAVLYAVYRTQWWLSGLLVGLAAGVKLTPAVSGLYFLGARRWATAVFSGVVFLGTVVLSALVVGDQTRYYFTDLLGDARRVGPIGTSFNQSWRGGISRILGHDAGYGPLVVAGIAVTAVLALLAWRAIGGSDDRLAAIVVVQLFGLLLSPISWTHHWVWLIPLMIWLLHGPWRDRTGARILGWGWLALTLIGVPWLLSFAQPTIWVISRPWYLAWAGLIYIVATLATLAWIATRGSRRYRGPSAGPCP